AGATAAGAGCGTCATCTTTCCGCCCGCGCTTGCCCAAGTCTACCGTTACAGCCCTTGGCGGCTTTGGATTTCGTTGTGTGTAGGCAACTCATCCGACTGTAACGGCCTCAAATTGGGTTCGTGTACCTCAAGCCGTGCGTTTGCCTCCGGCTTCCTTCAGATTCCGCCTCGCGACGGACACCCTTGCCCTTGGCTACGGTAGGCGCTCGCCAGCCCCCGTTCGGGACTCTCACCCTAGAGATGACGCCCATGCTGGGCGTACGACTAAAAACAGGCAATCGCCGTGACGATTGCCTGTTTGCCGTTCCGCTATTGATTCAGTGTCAAGTACTGCCCAAAAATGTAGCCGACCGTTCCATTGCGCAGCTTGACGTTGTACCAGCCGCCCTCTTCGCCCAGCACAGTGACCTCTTCACCAGGTGAGGCGGAGGCGATCACCGCATGATTCGTGCCAGGCCCCTGGCGAACGTTGACCGGATCGGTCACAGTCGCCGTCCGCTGGCCCGTTTTTTTGCCGCCTGTGCCGGAACCGGCCGCCGCATTCGTCCCCATGCTGCCACCGGAATTCGCCGCATCTCCGCCAGCGGCGGAAGCGTTGGTCGACAAGCCGGAGCCCGCATGGACGGATGAGCCGCCGCTGTTCCCCAAAGCTTCCCGCACAAATTTTTGCACCGCTTTCACATCCGGTTCGAGAATCGACTCACCGAGATTGTTGTACGTTTCCGTCAACAGGTCGTCCGGCGGGATCTGATAGCTTTTCATCGATGCCGAATCGATCGCCAGCAGGTCGGTGGACAAGCGAGTCAGGTCGCTCACCGTCATGTTCGTCTGCACATAAGGTTCCGCCTGTTTCAACATAGCGGGAAAGCGTACCAAAGTGAGCGGCGTCTTCATCTCGGCCAACACCGCTTTCACCAGCTTGCGCTGCCGTTCGGTCCGGGCAAAGTCGGCCCTCGCATCTCCCCGATACCGCACGTATTGCAGGGCCTCACGTCCGTTCAGATGCTGCTGGCCCGGTTTTAGGTTGATGTCGTACACGCCGTCATCCACATACTTCATCGGAATCTCAACGTTCATGTCAACGCCGCCGATCGCGTCGATCACTCCCTCAAATCCTTTAAAATCGGTCACCACATAGTAATGGATTGGAATCTGCAAAAAGTTTTCCACCGTTTTCACAGCCAGCTCCGGCCCGCCGATGGCGAACGCCGCGTTGATTTTACTTTTTCCGTGCCCCGGAACGGTGACGTACGTATCCCGCATGATCGACAGCAGATCGGCATGACCGGTTGCCGGATCGATCGACACCAGCATCATCGTGTCGGACCGCGGCGCCGTATCCTTGTCGCGGTTGTCCACCCCAAGCAGCAGGACGTTCACCCGTTCCTTGCCTTCCCATTTGTCGGTGGATACCGTGTTGCCAATCGGTGTGAAATGATTGTGGTTGGCCCGATCCAAAAACTTCATCACCGCAATCAGGTCGTAGGCAAGCAAGCCGATCAGAAACGCGGCCAGCAACAGCAAAATTCTGCGAAGTCCCTTGCCGCGCCGTTTTGGAGCGCGCACCCGGCGGCCGATTGACTCTTGTTGTGCAGGTTGATTGGTCTCCCGAATATCCATCCTACCGCTCCTTTATCCTTGCCTCGGCCTTCCGCTCCCGTAGCAGATTTATTGTACCATGCAGTTCCGTTGCCGGGGAAGATTGCGAAAGTCCCAGATCAACAATCTTTTCCATCCTCCAGGTCCGCCACTGTACGAACCGCTTGCAAACGGCTACAATAAATTGTATTAGGAGGGAATCACTTGATCTACACAATTTGGCACAGCATTCGCAGACCTGCTTCCTACAAGCGGCTGACGCAGCAGAAACTGTGGCGGCTGATCCTGACTCTGTTCGTTTTTTTCACATCGGTCACCGGCGTGAAAGCGCTGATGATGGCGAATTCGATCAACCAGTTTGTATGGTTTATGCAAAATGAGTTTCCCGCCAAGATGCCGCCGTTCCATTACAATGGAAGCGAGCTGCTGGTTGACGGGCCGACCCCAGTCACATTAACCGCGAAAAACGGGTATTCTGTAATCG
Above is a window of Effusibacillus pohliae DSM 22757 DNA encoding:
- a CDS encoding LCP family protein; translated protein: MDIRETNQPAQQESIGRRVRAPKRRGKGLRRILLLLAAFLIGLLAYDLIAVMKFLDRANHNHFTPIGNTVSTDKWEGKERVNVLLLGVDNRDKDTAPRSDTMMLVSIDPATGHADLLSIMRDTYVTVPGHGKSKINAAFAIGGPELAVKTVENFLQIPIHYYVVTDFKGFEGVIDAIGGVDMNVEIPMKYVDDGVYDINLKPGQQHLNGREALQYVRYRGDARADFARTERQRKLVKAVLAEMKTPLTLVRFPAMLKQAEPYVQTNMTVSDLTRLSTDLLAIDSASMKSYQIPPDDLLTETYNNLGESILEPDVKAVQKFVREALGNSGGSSVHAGSGLSTNASAAGGDAANSGGSMGTNAAAGSGTGGKKTGQRTATVTDPVNVRQGPGTNHAVIASASPGEEVTVLGEEGGWYNVKLRNGTVGYIFGQYLTLNQ